From Deltaproteobacteria bacterium, the proteins below share one genomic window:
- the kdsB gene encoding 3-deoxy-manno-octulosonate cytidylyltransferase produces the protein MPKPRIVCIIPARYGSTRLPGKPLIEIHGRPMILHILHRAARIPEVERIVVATDDERIRSCVARAGGEAFLTDPSHPSGTDRIAEVARRLGLHDEDVVVNVQGDQPLLDPGPVNAIVARLLADIDTPMTTPACPLSPAEAKNPNRVKVVVDRSWRALYFSRARIPFDRDGIWEDVRADGALPSDLRAVYLRHIGLYAYRQGFLQAFVGLPPGLLEEVERLEQLRALENGFPIGVVPVSSAPPEVDTPEDLDVVRGLCGREA, from the coding sequence ATGCCCAAGCCTCGCATCGTTTGCATAATCCCGGCCCGGTACGGCTCCACTCGCCTTCCTGGAAAACCTCTCATTGAGATCCATGGCCGTCCCATGATACTTCACATCCTGCATCGGGCCGCACGCATTCCCGAAGTGGAGCGGATCGTGGTCGCAACTGACGACGAGAGGATCCGTTCGTGCGTGGCCAGGGCCGGTGGCGAGGCCTTCCTCACAGACCCTTCCCATCCGTCCGGTACGGACCGCATAGCAGAGGTCGCCCGAAGGCTCGGTCTCCATGATGAAGACGTGGTCGTGAATGTACAGGGCGACCAGCCCCTCCTCGATCCAGGCCCTGTGAATGCCATTGTGGCGAGGCTCCTTGCCGACATTGATACCCCCATGACCACCCCTGCCTGCCCGCTTTCGCCCGCTGAGGCCAAAAATCCGAACCGGGTCAAGGTGGTCGTGGACCGGTCCTGGCGCGCCCTCTATTTCTCCAGGGCGAGGATCCCCTTTGACCGGGACGGCATCTGGGAGGACGTGCGTGCAGATGGGGCCCTGCCTTCTGACCTACGGGCTGTGTATCTGCGCCATATCGGGCTCTATGCCTACCGCCAGGGTTTCCTCCAGGCCTTTGTGGGTCTCCCCCCGGGTCTGCTCGAAGAAGTAGAAAGGCTCGAACAGCTTCGGGCCCTCGAAAACGGTTTCCCCATCGGGGTCGTTCCGGTCTCCTCAGCCCCCCCGGAAGTGGACACCCCTGAAGACCTGGACGTGGTCAGGGGCCTGTGTGGCAGGGAAGCA